Genomic segment of Arachis stenosperma cultivar V10309 chromosome 4, arast.V10309.gnm1.PFL2, whole genome shotgun sequence:
GTTCTAAATCAAATGTGCTCATCATTTCATTGTTTTCTTTTCATTGTTATGTTCTTGGTATTATCATTGttattatttctctttcttttttctttcttttcaaagAGTGAGATAGAACTGAAAAATGTGATCTCTTTGcactcaaaataaataaataaataaaattcgtgttataaaattataatgAGAGAACTAGAAGctgaaaataaattttggtgCTGTTTGATTTGAAACCTCAAGtgtataatgaaaaaaaaaaacatttttcttaattatttaataacaGTACAACACTTGCATTTGGGATCAGGCATTTGGCAACTGggttttttggggggggggggggggggactatgaataataatttcttttgcttttcCAACTTGCATTGCTGTGCAGAATGTCTTAAATGCAAATGGTCTTCTCTCAATTTCTTGAACCACATTTTCTATAGCCTATAATTATTATTTCCAACACTGATTTAATTGTGGTTCCTGCCATCTCCATAAATTCACTTCCTGACACCCAATTAGTTCATTCAACATATATGGTCCTTgattaaatacaaaaaagaaaaaaaaaaaaagaaatgaagtATACATATCTTCTAGCTAGATTCCACACAAAAGCTAAAATCAATTGTCCATGAATGTGATTTCTAATCAATATTTTCTCTTTAATTGAGTTGCATTTTTTTAAGATCAaattaaaccaaaaaaattattatagtAGTAAACACAAAAAAGTAGAAGTTCATAAAAAAACAATATCTATTAGTTCGTATAGGTAAAGAATAATTACACATTGCAATCTTACTTGATATGAGCTAaactcaaattaaattttaaacccTTTAATCATtcatttttagtatatttttagatCAACATCCATGAGCATTTGATAAATTCTAGGGTTTGCATTGGATTCTTACAAATTGTGTTGTTATTGTTTATAGGTGGTCAGCTATAGCCACACATTTGCCAAAGAGGACAGACAAtgagataaaaaattattggaACACACATCTCAAAAAAAGATTAACAAAAATGGGCATCGATCCTGTGACTCACAAGCCCAGAAACGATGCCCTAGTCTCTGGTGACGGCGGCCATTCAAAGAAGGTCGCCGCCAACCTCAGCCACATGGCTCAGTGGGAGAGTGCTAGGCTTGAAGCCGAAGCAAGGTTGGTTAGGGAATCAAAATTACGTTCATCACAACAACATTCATTGCAAATTCCAAATTCTACTACCACTTTTCCATCTTCGTCCTCGTCTTCGTCCtcagctcaagttatgatcaaatTAGCAGACGAATCTCCGATAACAACAACCAAAGATTGGACTAATAATGAAGATTGGTTATTGAGATCTAATCATGAAAGTAATGGTGGTGGAGGAATGGGAAATGCTGAACTTGAGTCACCAACATCTACATTATCATTCTCGGAGAACAATGCATCACCAGCAATAATTGGAGAAAatagcaacaataataatgttAATGTAGTGGTGCCTATGATTGAGTTTGTTGGAGCTACTTCAGGTTCATATTCTGAGAATGATGGAATTATTAGGAGTATTAATGTGAAGGAAGAAGGTAGTGAAGATCATGATGATCATCATCAACATGAGTGGAAAGACTATGATAATAATTCTTCAATGGGTACTTTCAACCCTAGCTTGCATGAATTGACAATGATGACCATGGAATCCACGTGGGGAAgttcttctcatcatcatcaaaatcATGATCATGATGATGAATCTCTTAGGACAAGTGGTAGTAATGGTGCACATGTTAAtgttggtgatgatgatgatgatgatgaagaagatgaagagttAGGGTTCACAAATCTTCTGCTGAAtgctaataataataacaaccctaataatgataataatgaaTTGAGTTTGTCATCTGAAGGTGGTGGTGGTAGTGGCGGCGGCGGCGGTGATGGTGGTGGGGAGTCTCATAACAATGACAATGGTGATTCCTATGAAGATAAGAACTATTGGAACAGCATTCTCCATTTGGTGGATTCTTCACCTTCTGATTCACCAatcttttgattttatatatatatatagcagaATCGATCTCTACCTTCCTTTCAAgaacatatttaatttaatttgccATAAGAATTATTATTTAAGCAAGAACATATGCATGCATGCACACAGAAAATTCTTGTTACATATTTAAATTCTTATTCTCCTTAGCTTCCAAGGTTCCATGTAGTTGTTTTTGTTGATGCTCTCATGGagactatttttttttttggtaattaaTTAGGGTTTTTCAATTGTCTGAAAAGCAATCAGTGGAACAAAAATGTCAACTAGTTATATATTTTGTTGCTTCTATCTACTGTGCATCACCAAATATGTTCATATATATCAACTTGTTCTGAGTTTGACTTTATTAGATATCTAGAGTTATATATATGATGTATGTCTTTGTTTACAGTTTACAAATAGTTTAGTTTAATTAAGGAAGTTCAATTTCTATGACAAGGTTACATTTATAATTAGACATATTACTATATAGATAAGATGAATACAAAACATGCttcatatatatttaaaatcagtctctatatatatttatatgtatataatgtTATATAACTaagatattttgataattaaatttaattaaattagtctaataattttttgatacaataaaaattaattgaataaaaagGAGGAAAcgcataaaaaaattaattatgttcatccaatatttaatttctttgtttatatatatatatattttgattcaCACATTTTTTATAGGAAGAGATTAATTATGGATAATGTTATCGAGACCTCTATAAATGGAGGAGGTCACTCCAATTGTAATCATATCTCAATGAATATTGTAATATTCATTTTTTGTATCTTAcaaaatattctaaattttttttttctctttgaaAACTTAGttagtgttattttttttctcattcaGTGCTATTAAATATGCTATGAACTTACCTCTGATCCTACTCATCAGAAAATAGCATGGATACGATCTCTGTAAACTGATGTGATCTTCTTTAAGTGGATTAACTTAATTTGTCataatctcttttttttttggaaaaaatactAAACTTTAAATTCTTTTCTAACAGgcaaacaaaaactaataagtCTCCGGATTTCTGGGCAGAGGATAATGCTTCCTCTAGACAATAAATTCTGATGATAGAGTGCGTGAATTTCGTGAACTTCATGATTTTCATTTTTACTTCTTGGTAACTTTCTTTTTCGATTATATATGCTAAGGAAATAacaaaacacaataaaaaaaaaatcagcaaGTAAATATTTCGTATATCTGTAAGTTAAAATATTACccatttaaaatataaattatacatctaaattttatattaataattaattattgacttaattttttatgattttcctATGTTGCTTTATTTGGATTTGAATCTCTACTTAGACAACCATATCCAATAATAGAAGTATTTACTAGGGACTTTATTGCTGTTAGTTTCATGTCGTATTCTTGCTTTTCAACGTTTTTAATTCATTGTTTATGTATTTAGGGGGTTCTCTTTCACGTCCCTATTCATTTTGCTTGGTTGTCATGTACTATACATGGAGTTGTATGTATCAACTATCATCAAGAGAGAGTGAGAAAAACCATATATATAATGCCCCTCAATGATAAATATAATTGACTTAATTTGGATTTGATCTTCTCCACAAGAAAACAAATCTTAACTACATATTGGGATCTTCAAAATGTCAAAATCACACAAACACCTCTTTCAGTCCATACCCATTATTATTACAATTAGAATTAactatttttggattttaaaaaatatgtgcGCTACCTTTatatacatttttatattttttatattaaaagtaattaataagAAGAAAGATTATACCGTAGAAAAATGTACAAACAAGATGTAAGAAAATATTGCAAATAAACGTCAATTTTCTAAAAAgaaaagttaatatttttaatttaaagttttgaatatataatttagagtttagaattaaaatttaagattttaaattttaaatttaaggTTGTAGAAATGATGGCAGGAGGTGACTAGATGAAATTGTGGTGGTGAAAGTTGGAGAAAAATTGAAAATGgtcataattatttttacttatttATGTTGTATTTGGTTTGACGTTTGAAATATAAAAAGTACGTTCAAGTTTTTTAAATGcttcaatttttataaaattaattgataagacttattcaaaaaatataaaataaaatgataaagtaatataaaaaagttatttaaatttatgttcttttttaataattttttatttaaaagtgtGATTTTGAGTAATGTAATTCAAccaacatttattttattatgattTATTTTCATCAATGGTAACACTAATTTGCTTTTTtgtcaaaatcaaatttaaaaaatcaatatgATTCAAACTCTCCTTTGTAAATTTTAATCCAAACCCACAAGCAATGTTATTCCAACATCAaagttgttattttattttggacACTAGTTAGTGTGGTTTTGTTATTTCtactcaattttattttttatctttatatttaataagtatttaatttttttagtatttctctttttttttatattattactaataattttagtttttttttttctttttggaatAAAAATGTTTTTATAACTAAACGACCTTTCTAAGAGAAAAGTACCAAAAATATAATCCATGATTTAAATCTAAACTTTTTTCAAGCTAGACAATCTAAACTTCTATTTTCTTCTCAGtaaatatttacaaaataaaTGTTCTCCAATTTCTCAACCTCCATTTGTGAATGTTTGTTATCAAAGAATTAAAATGATTTGTTAAATTCTTGTTGCTACTATTTAGAAGAGTTACAATAGCTTTGGAATCACATTCCACTCTAACTCTTCTCAGCCCCATTGTCCAAGCAATGTTGAAACCTTGGTCTAGTCCCCATTATAAGCCTTATTGGCAGAGCAACTGCCAATGAAGAAAGAAAATTCACCTATAACACAAGCCATTCCTTCCAAACTGGCATTTCACCTGTTGAGGcccattcttttttttttcttaattatgtCAGTGGTAGTAGAACATCTTTTTTGGTTTTCTTGAGGTTAATTTGGGCCTATCTTAGAGTTTAACTTCAACTTCAGATGGGCTAGAACTTCAAGACCAAAAACAAAACTGGGAAGTGAAAGTGATTAATTTGTCAATTGATGCAAATCACAAAACTTCTCTAGATCATAATGAAATATTGACATTCAATGAATCAATGCAAGCTGATGCAATAGCTTCCACTAGCATCAATCAAAACATTATTAGGTTAGATAACAATATGTCTCATGTTCTGTGtaagaattaatttaaaagcaCAATAAAGTCACTAATTATTCAGAACATACATTGGGGTAAGTGCATTGAAAAGCAAGTTTTGGTGCTTGAATTTTATTAAATCACCAATTATTCAGAACATTAGGGTAAGTAGATTGGAAAACAAACACTAAACACCTCTTTTGGTGCTTGAATTTTTCAGCATATAACCCTCTAAAAATTTATCCTTCATTGGAGCACTATGATATAGTATCAACTATCAAATATCAACTAAACATATATAcacatcattttttttttcccaCGGCATCCCCCAACCCGACAGGTTAAGGACTAATCCGTCGTAAATCTGAGCTCATTTAAAGGTTTGTCACTGGCCAATGGGTTGCTACATGCACAAGATGGGATTCGAACCCCCGACACTTGCTTAAACGGAcgagtgaataaaaaaaaacaactaGCTAGGGCAAAGTTCTAGGGGTCTCATCCCTTCCTCGGGGCCAAATCCCCACCAAAACCATACCTCAAGGTGGCAGCGGAGGACGACATGGCCGGATGAGCCCTCTCCGCCCTCCATGATCTAACTGGGGCTAGCCAGGCCGATTCATGCTCAAGAGTTTGTGAAAATCagcaataattaattatagtttgATTCTCTCATCAAGTGATATAATGAAGGAAAGGAGTAAAAATGGATCTATAGCCCAATTAGGAAATTATTGTTAGGAGTAGAATTTACTATAAATAGAGTAATAGTGATAAAATCAAATAACCATGAATTGAGTAATTTGTATCTTCTTTCCTATTCTCTCCCTCTTAATTCTCCTTAATTTCTCTCTAATTTAATAATTCTTCCCTTATACAATTTCATCCTCCTTACATTGGTGGAATTTTAAAGAGAGAAGATACAAATTACTCAATTCATAATTATTTGATTCTATCATTACAGTAAATTCTATTCCTATTTCCTAATGAGAATTTCCTAAGTGAAATATAGGTCTATTTTTACTCCTTACATATAACCATTCGATCAAACCAAGTTGGGTAGTTGATAATAATTGCTTAATATGTGAATGTTTGTCAAACATGCTCTAAAGTTCCAATTCGATTAAGCTGAATCAGCAGGTACTTGCAGTTAAATTCTATGAAGAGAAACCTTAAGCCTTAACAAACATGTAAGGGGATAACTGCAAAACCAGCACAAACAGTAATAATGTGTATGCCCAAACAAAATCTATTTGTGCACATTCAGATTAGGCAATCCAATGATATAATTGTCAAGATACAATACAAATAGAACAAATTTTACCAAAGTAAATCATCACTTTTTGTATTATGTACCGGTTTGTTGTGAAGGAATTTGTGGCAGCTAAACATTTGATGTTCTAACTGCTAAGTGATATTCACAAATTCCCAATATTAATTTATGCACTTTTAGATTAGGTCTCCAATGATATAGTGACAATGGAGCCTCGTAGGAGTGCATAGTTtacatacaaaaaaaatcagatTGCTAAAAAATTGGTGCTTCTTATGTATGGGTGATACTGGCAGGATCAAACATATTGGAGTCAGATCTGCAAAGCGGTGcccaaatattttttattgcaCATTGGAAATTAGGCAACTGATAATTTTCAAGCCATCACAGAGCCTCGGTAAAAGTGCACTCCAGAATCTATATTATCAAGGATTGAAAACTCAAATTAAACTATTGGAAACAATCAAAACCCACCATTCAAAAACTCGTATGAAATAGAAATCCCAATTGTGAAGAGAACATAATGAAATGAAGTAGAATCCTAAAGCTGCTTAATTTCAGCAACACACGAAGTGGAATGTTCAAAAGCGAGACTCTTTTTTTTAAGTTAGATCTGAGCTGCGATGTACTTGTGAGCTTGTGATGAAGGGTGAAACGTTTAGGGTTTGGAACAGGGTCCTTTTATATGAGTCAGAGTTCAGAAATTAGGGCGTCACACTGAGAAACTCAAAACGCAGCGTATTTGTGAGATAAAGATTTAACGGTAAAGATGTTTTGGCGGAATCAAATGTTTATTTTACCCaaaaatgaacaaaaatatACCTGAAAGTTCACCTGCTCAACATAATTATACTTGAATCATTTAATGAATCACGTGtacatattatttatttatttcaacgGACACATTCGTCCTTTTGACCATCAGCGTGTGACTTTGTTAGTTTAAATGCACACGTGAGAGGCTTTGGTCCATGCTGGCAATGTCACTATGAGTGATGTGTCTTCTTGACTGCAACTCAGATTAAATAATTTAagagtaaagtatattttttgtccttaaaattttacagttatttcaaaaatacccctaaattttattttgtttcgattttgtcccaaaagttttcgacttgcatcaaatataccctTAACggctaatttttaaaaaaatttaaggccaattcaacaacaatttcataagaacaaccctcaacacaagtaaatcaagcataattttcatgcattattcttagattggtcttaaattttttgaaaatttagccgttaggggtatatttgatgcaaatcgaaaatttttgggacaaaattgaaacaaaataaaacttaggggtatttttgaaatttttgtcaaacttcagggataaaaaatatactttacccatAATTTAATTGAATAAACTACTATTTGTACCCATAAATTTTGCGAACGCTGATAAAAGTACCCATCAAACAAAGAAACTAACGTCGTAGCCATGAAAGATGGGTTATGTGTGACAAAAATATCACAATTCtaatttcttttactttttaataaaatttctaaattatCCCCACCTTTTATCTTCTTTCTCAAATTCCAAACTTTCACAACTCTCACCACCACCAACACCTTCTCTTATTATCACTGCCTCCCCTACCCCTCTCCACTGCCACCACCtaccatcaccatcaccatcaccagCACTACCATCATCTCTTTTTTTATAGGATCAAACAAGCACCCAAAATCGAATCTCAGAACATCGAAAACCTCAAAGATTCTCACAAGTAAGGAACCAAAACAAAGACGCAATCATGAGAGACAACAAATTGTTGtacaaaacaaaatttcaaGTGTTCAACCCTAGATTCATGACTATGTGCTTGATGTAAATCATCTCAGTGGTGATTGTGACTAGATAAGCAAAAGCCAAAGAATAAGCAGGTAAAAGCAGAATAAGTGGAGACATATCCCGACACCGACGAGGATATGGAGAAAAATGAGTTTGGGGGATAAGGCTAGTGGCGGAAGACGGTGTCCACAGGGGCGACAAGGAGAGGAGTGAGAGATCGGAAGATGATGAAGGTGTCGACATTGGCGTGGGAGAGGAGGTTGGTCTTGGTGAAGATGGCGAGGACGAAGATGAGTGTGGCCAGAAAAAAGTGCTTGGCGATGTCGATAGTGAAGAGGTCGTGGCAGAGGATCCCTAATTTACTGAGAAGGTTGACTCCAAGAGCATAAGTGAGGTACTAGAATGCGATTAAGAGGCCGGAGTAGTTGAATTGAGTGATGTCGTACTTGTTGATGATGGCAAAGAGACTGGAGCAGAGTGCGTATCGCAAGAAAAGGATATTCTGTAGAGAGAGGGATAGGAGGCAGTAGTAATAAAAAAGATGTTGATGGTAGTGAAAGTTGTGAAAGTTGCGAAAGTTTggaatttgaaaaagaagataaaGGGTGGGGATAATTtgagaattttattaaaaaataacaaaaaattagggTTTGGATATTTTTGTCGCATAGAACCCATCTTTCATGGGTACAATGTTAGTTTCTGTGTTTGATGAGTATTTTTGTCAGCATTCACAAAGTTCATGGGTATAAATGTTAgtattctaattttattttatatttaaattattaaaaaaattaaattaaaaatcctccaactcttttatttttagttgagACTACAGGGTTAGATTTGAGTCTTGAAACTGTAACTGTATGATTTAGATTTTGTTGTTGGGATGCATTAATTTGAGAGTTCTCTTGTGGTGGTGGTGCTTGTGTAGATTGGAGTGGGTTTTGACCTCTAATTGCAATAGCAGCTTCTTCTGTTTCCATAGTTGTTACCTCATTAGCTATATCATCAAGCTTTTTTTGACAACTCCTACTATTATGACCACTCaacaatattttaatatatgttgATGTAAATATATAAATGGAAAACTACTATTTGTACCCATGAACTTTACGAACGCTGACAAAAGTACCCATGGAAGAAGAAAAGTGACTTTTTACCCATGAAAGACTGGATCCGTCTGTCGATAGTACCCGAACGTCAATAAAACGTTAGCTCCGTTAAGTTAAAAGCCAACATGGCACGTTAACTGCTTACCTGgcttttgatttttaatttgaatctttttaataaCCTTCCAGGTGGAtatagaagagagagagagagagagaaacgTTAGAGTCACTTCGCGCCATTCCATCTTCTTCCTCACCACCCTTATGCATGCCCTAGCAGAGAGAGAGACGTGAACCACGTACTGAACCCGACGCCACCAACCAATCCGCCCAACCGCCTCCGTCCGCCCAAAACACCACCGGCGACTAGCATCGCCGAAtccttcttccattttcttctcCATTTCCCTATTTCTTCCATCCTTTACGCGTAGTCACTCTGTCTCAACGCGAACAACCTCTGCTTCGCATCTTCCAGTCTGGCGAGGAACCAAGAGCGGCGAACTTTTGTGCCGATGCGACCGCCGCTCCTCCGCCTCGCCCAATTTCTTCGTCCTTCCCTTTAATCAGCGCAGGTTCAATTCCCTTTTTCTGCTTCCCTGTCtttcttctctttatttttattgctttttcattctgttttagTTATCTGGGTAGGTTAAGTTACATGATTTCTGTGTTTTGGAGTGAATGTGTTTGCTGTGGTTGAATTTTGTGGGTTGTTTGACGCCAACATAGAACTAAACACGCTGTCTGAATTTGCTGCACACCACATGTTCGATATATCGCTTGAAtgaagttttttatttaaatcttaTATCTGATCAGAATAGGGCTTAAG
This window contains:
- the LOC130973557 gene encoding transcription factor MYB16-like, coding for MGRSPCCDKVGLKKGPWTPEEDQKLLAYIEEHGHGSWRALPAKAGLERCGKSCRLRWTNYLRPDIKRGKFSLQEEQAIIQLHALLGNRWSAIATHLPKRTDNEIKNYWNTHLKKRLTKMGIDPVTHKPRNDALVSGDGGHSKKVAANLSHMAQWESARLEAEARLVRESKLRSSQQHSLQIPNSTTTFPSSSSSSSSAQVMIKLADESPITTTKDWTNNEDWLLRSNHESNGGGGMGNAELESPTSTLSFSENNASPAIIGENSNNNNVNVVVPMIEFVGATSGSYSENDGIIRSINVKEEGSEDHDDHHQHEWKDYDNNSSMGTFNPSLHELTMMTMESTWGSSSHHHQNHDHDDESLRTSGSNGAHVNVGDDDDDDEEDEELGFTNLLLNANNNNNPNNDNNELSLSSEGGGGSGGGGGDGGGESHNNDNGDSYEDKNYWNSILHLVDSSPSDSPIF